From the genome of Phycicoccus duodecadis:
GTGCGCGACCTCGTGCCGGAGGGCTCGGCGCACCTGTTCGACGCCATCCGGGCCGAGCACGCCCGCACCGTCGAGGAGGTGCTGCTCGTCACCGGCCAGTCGGGGCTGCTCGAGGCCGCCCCGCTGCTGCGCCGGACCCTCGCGATCCGCGACGACTACCTCCAGCCGCTGCACGCGCTGCAGACCTCGCTGCTGGCGCGGGCCCGGGCCCTGCCCGAGGGCGCGCCGGCCGACGGCGACCTCCAGCGCGCGCTCCTGCTGACCATCAACGGCATCGCCGCGGGGCTGCGCAACACCGGATGAGCGGGAGGCGCACGAGCCGGCGGCCGTGCCGGCGACGGGCGCCCCGCCCGGGCTGCCTACAGTGAGCGGCATGGAGATCGAGCCACTGGCCGTCCCCGCCGGGGCCGACGCGGTCGCGGTCCTGCCGCGCCTGGCCCGGGCCCTGGCCGGTGGTGCCCCCGTGGCGCCGTACCTGGCCGGGTCCCCCGCGCCGGTGCTGCCGCGGCACTCCGCGGCCGGCCTGCCCGACGACCTGGCCGTGGTGGTCGGGACCTCCGGCTCGACCGGGACGCCGAAGCTGGCGATGCTCGGCGGCGACGCCCTGCGGGCCAGCGCGCACGCCACCCACGCGCGCCTCGGCGGCCCCGGGCAGTGGCTGCTGACGCTCCCGGCGGGCCACGTGGCCGGCGTCCAGGTGCTGCTGCGCAGCCTCGACGCCGACACCGAGCCGGTGGCCACCGACACCTCGGGCGGCTTCACCCCGGCCGCGTTCACGGCCGGGGTGCGCCGCCTCTCCCCCGGCCACCGCCACTACACCTCGGTCGTCCCGACCCAGCTGGTACGGCTGCTCGACGACCCCGCGGCCACGGCTGCGCTGGCATCCCTCGACGGCGTGCTGGTGGGTGGCGCCGCGACCCCCCCGCTGCTGCGCCGGCGGGCCGAGAGTGCGGGGGTCCGGGTCGTCACGACCTACGGGATGAGCGAGACCGCGGGCGGGTGCGTCTACGACGGCCGGGCGCTCAGCGGGGTCCGGGTGCGGGTGGATGCCGACGGCCGCGTCGAGCTGGGGGGCGACACCCTGGCGGGCGGCTACCTCGGCCGGCCCGACCTGA
Proteins encoded in this window:
- the menE gene encoding o-succinylbenzoate--CoA ligase, whose protein sequence is MEIEPLAVPAGADAVAVLPRLARALAGGAPVAPYLAGSPAPVLPRHSAAGLPDDLAVVVGTSGSTGTPKLAMLGGDALRASAHATHARLGGPGQWLLTLPAGHVAGVQVLLRSLDADTEPVATDTSGGFTPAAFTAGVRRLSPGHRHYTSVVPTQLVRLLDDPAATAALASLDGVLVGGAATPPLLRRRAESAGVRVVTTYGMSETAGGCVYDGRALSGVRVRVDADGRVELGGDTLAGGYLGRPDLTFAAFAVDTDGSRWYRTDDAGRVDDDGVLHVDGRLDDVVVTGGMKVAPRVVEEAALEHVPGVSEAVVVGTADPEWGQAVSLLVVPTAGARPLSVVEVREHLRGHVPDHALPRRVTAAGAVPLRGPGKPDRAAVAALFGVG